The Aminithiophilus ramosus genome contains a region encoding:
- a CDS encoding 2-oxoacid:acceptor oxidoreductase family protein — MSTFYRSFIAAGFGGQGILSLGQIVAYAAMKEGRFVTWIPSYGPEMRGGTANCSVIVSETEIASPVVSRPDVLVIMNQPSLEKFESCLKPGGLLLYNSDLVRCDNPRSDVKVLAVAANGLAASLGNDKVANVIVLGALSAHTDLVGEAACRVTISDLFGKKKAALVELNLQAFDKGRGLS, encoded by the coding sequence GTGTCGACCTTTTATCGCAGCTTCATCGCCGCCGGTTTCGGCGGCCAGGGCATTCTCTCGCTGGGACAGATCGTGGCCTATGCCGCCATGAAGGAGGGACGGTTCGTCACCTGGATCCCCTCCTACGGCCCGGAGATGCGGGGAGGGACGGCCAACTGCAGCGTCATCGTCAGCGAGACGGAGATCGCCTCGCCCGTCGTCTCCCGCCCCGACGTCCTCGTCATCATGAACCAGCCCTCCCTGGAGAAGTTCGAGAGCTGTCTCAAGCCGGGCGGCCTTCTTCTCTACAACAGTGACCTCGTCCGCTGCGACAACCCCAGATCCGACGTGAAGGTTCTGGCCGTGGCCGCCAACGGCCTCGCCGCCTCCTTGGGCAACGACAAGGTGGCCAACGTCATTGTCCTGGGCGCCCTGTCGGCCCACACGGACCTCGTCGGCGAGGCGGCTTGCCGCGTCACCATCTCCGATCTTTTCGGCAAGAAAAAGGCGGCTCTTGTGGAGCTCAACCTCCAGGCTTTCGACAAGGGCCGGGGGCTCTCCTAG
- a CDS encoding NUDIX hydrolase: MDPKETALSSKTLFEGRIVTLRVDEVELDSGHRTTREVITHAPAVALIALTDRGEIFLVRQYRHPVGRVILEIPAGLVEPGEEPRETARRELMEEVGQDAGRIEEIGRFYSSPGFSDEVIILFLATELTPRRLEADDDEDLRVLSLPLEDFAQALDEEEIKDSKTVAALWWLQAKGLAPCSGR, encoded by the coding sequence ATGGATCCCAAAGAGACGGCTCTTTCCAGCAAAACGCTCTTCGAGGGACGCATCGTCACCCTGCGCGTCGACGAAGTCGAGCTGGATTCGGGGCACCGCACGACGCGAGAGGTCATCACCCATGCCCCTGCCGTCGCTCTCATCGCCCTGACGGACCGAGGGGAGATCTTCCTCGTCCGCCAGTACCGCCATCCGGTGGGCAGGGTCATCCTGGAGATTCCGGCGGGCCTCGTCGAACCCGGAGAGGAGCCCCGAGAGACGGCCCGTCGCGAACTGATGGAGGAGGTGGGGCAGGACGCGGGACGGATCGAGGAGATCGGTCGCTTCTACAGCTCCCCCGGTTTCAGCGACGAGGTCATCATCCTTTTTTTGGCGACGGAATTGACGCCCCGTCGTCTCGAGGCCGATGACGACGAGGATCTGAGAGTTCTCTCCCTTCCCCTGGAGGATTTCGCCCAAGCGCTGGACGAGGAGGAGATCAAGGACAGCAAGACGGTGGCGGCCCTCTGGTGGTTGCAGGCCAAGGGGCTAGCCCCCTGTTCGGGACGTTGA
- a CDS encoding thiamine pyrophosphate-dependent enzyme — MKELKIFERPRSMVDVTTHYCPGCTHGIAHRLVAEVIDELGIQEKTVGVAPVGCAVFIYNYIDTDMYEAAHGRAPAIASACKRIRPDLTVFTYQGDGDLASIGMAEIVHAANRGEKITVIFVNNAIYGMTGGQMAPTTLVGQKATTCPLGRDPQINGYPIRVAEMLATLAAPGYIARVCVAKPKYILEAKKAVRKAFETQISGKGFSMVEILSTCPTNWGLRPVEATDWLVEKMIPYYPLGEFKVPE, encoded by the coding sequence ATGAAAGAGCTCAAGATTTTCGAGCGTCCCCGCTCCATGGTCGACGTGACGACGCACTACTGCCCCGGATGCACGCACGGCATCGCTCACAGGCTCGTGGCCGAGGTCATCGACGAACTGGGCATTCAGGAGAAAACAGTCGGCGTGGCCCCCGTGGGCTGTGCCGTTTTCATCTACAACTACATCGACACCGATATGTACGAGGCGGCCCACGGCCGTGCTCCCGCCATCGCCTCGGCCTGCAAGCGCATCCGCCCCGACCTGACGGTCTTCACCTATCAGGGCGATGGCGACCTGGCCTCCATCGGCATGGCCGAGATCGTCCACGCCGCCAACAGGGGAGAGAAGATCACCGTCATCTTCGTCAACAACGCCATTTACGGCATGACGGGAGGTCAGATGGCGCCCACGACCCTGGTCGGACAGAAGGCGACGACCTGTCCCCTGGGACGTGACCCCCAGATCAACGGCTATCCCATACGCGTCGCCGAGATGTTGGCCACACTGGCCGCTCCCGGCTATATTGCCCGCGTCTGTGTGGCCAAGCCCAAATATATCCTCGAGGCCAAGAAGGCCGTTCGAAAGGCCTTCGAGACGCAGATCTCCGGCAAGGGGTTCTCGATGGTCGAGATTCTCTCCACCTGCCCCACCAACTGGGGGCTGCGCCCCGTTGAGGCCACGGACTGGCTCGTCGAGAAGATGATTCCCTACTATCCTCTGGGCGAGTTCAAGGTTCCCGAGTAA
- a CDS encoding P-loop NTPase family protein, translating into MTDLSPLREDQVTRRTWPGVVAVTGALGSGKTAWTLDIGLSLHRRGFRVAFADLDIINPYFCLREVADDIRRLGVDVALPPGETRWGDFPVVSPAVTRLLSSDYDHVFLDVGGEAKGVLALKQFVPFLEERGYELLLVLNPFRPQSSTVEAVRTMCRDMEALSGLRVTGILGNAHLMERTGVEDLVRGLALVRRSAEALALPLIYVGVSESLFERARESLALETVPLWPLSRRILFPWERSVPVDGKGTSRHS; encoded by the coding sequence GAGCCCTCGGCTCGGGCAAGACGGCCTGGACTCTTGACATCGGACTTTCCCTCCATCGGCGAGGTTTCCGCGTGGCCTTCGCCGACTTGGACATCATCAACCCCTATTTCTGTCTTCGTGAGGTCGCCGACGACATTCGGAGGCTGGGTGTTGATGTCGCCCTCCCTCCGGGAGAGACGCGCTGGGGCGATTTCCCCGTCGTCTCGCCGGCAGTGACGCGCCTTCTCTCCTCCGATTACGATCACGTCTTTCTCGACGTCGGAGGGGAGGCCAAGGGGGTCCTTGCCCTCAAGCAATTCGTCCCCTTCCTGGAGGAAAGGGGCTACGAGCTTCTGCTGGTCCTCAACCCCTTCCGTCCTCAATCGTCGACGGTCGAGGCCGTCCGGACCATGTGTCGTGATATGGAGGCCCTCAGCGGTCTTCGCGTAACGGGGATTCTGGGGAATGCCCACCTCATGGAACGGACCGGAGTGGAAGATCTGGTACGGGGGCTTGCCCTGGTCCGACGTTCGGCAGAGGCCCTTGCACTGCCCCTTATTTATGTCGGCGTTTCCGAGTCTCTCTTTGAAAGGGCCCGAGAGAGCCTGGCCCTCGAGACGGTCCCGTTGTGGCCCCTCTCGAGGCGGATCCTGTTTCCCTGGGAGAGGAGTGTGCCGGTAGATGGCAAAGGGACGAGTCGCCATTCTTGA
- the vorB gene encoding 3-methyl-2-oxobutanoate dehydrogenase subunit VorB, translated as MGEKVLMKGNEALAEAAIQAGCRYFFGYPITPQNEIPELMSKRLPEVGGVYLQAESEVASINMVFGGAGTGERVMTSSSSPGISLMSEGISFIAGAELPCVIMNIVRGGPGLGGILPAQSDYFQATRGGGHGDYRLLVLAPSTLQEAVDLTMEAFDLAEIYRNPVMILGDGFMGQMMEAVEFRAPVRRDLPDKKERAVGYMGWRGKRALVKSLYLDPEELEAHNLKLNAKYALMAENETRHETYMMEDARYVVAAYGTTARIARSAIHLLREEGIAVGMIRPITVFPFPYAPFETLSPQVEAVLAVEMSCGQMIDDVKIGVAGRAPVSFFGRVGGIAPTVDEIAGAVRALRKS; from the coding sequence ATGGGCGAAAAGGTTCTGATGAAGGGCAACGAGGCCTTGGCCGAGGCTGCGATTCAGGCCGGCTGTCGCTATTTCTTCGGCTATCCCATCACGCCCCAGAACGAGATTCCCGAGCTCATGTCGAAACGTCTCCCCGAAGTGGGCGGCGTCTATCTCCAGGCCGAGAGCGAAGTGGCCTCGATCAATATGGTCTTCGGCGGAGCCGGAACGGGCGAACGGGTCATGACCTCCTCGTCGAGCCCCGGCATTTCCCTCATGTCGGAGGGAATCAGCTTCATCGCCGGCGCCGAGCTGCCCTGCGTCATCATGAATATCGTCCGCGGCGGTCCCGGCCTGGGCGGCATTCTCCCGGCCCAGTCGGACTATTTTCAGGCGACGCGGGGGGGTGGACATGGCGATTACCGTCTCCTGGTCCTGGCGCCGAGCACTCTGCAGGAGGCCGTCGATCTGACCATGGAGGCCTTCGACCTGGCTGAAATTTATCGCAATCCCGTCATGATCCTCGGCGACGGTTTCATGGGACAGATGATGGAGGCCGTCGAATTCAGAGCCCCAGTCAGGCGTGATCTGCCCGATAAAAAGGAGCGCGCCGTAGGTTACATGGGCTGGCGGGGGAAACGTGCCCTCGTCAAAAGCCTCTACCTCGATCCGGAGGAACTGGAGGCCCATAACCTGAAGCTCAACGCCAAGTATGCCCTCATGGCCGAAAACGAGACGCGCCACGAGACCTACATGATGGAGGACGCCCGGTATGTCGTCGCCGCCTACGGGACGACGGCCCGCATCGCCCGATCGGCTATCCATCTCCTCCGCGAAGAGGGAATCGCCGTCGGGATGATCCGGCCCATTACGGTTTTCCCCTTCCCCTACGCCCCCTTCGAGACGCTCTCCCCTCAGGTCGAGGCTGTTCTCGCCGTCGAGATGAGCTGCGGTCAGATGATCGACGACGTCAAGATCGGCGTCGCCGGCCGAGCCCCCGTCTCCTTCTTCGGTCGCGTCGGCGGCATCGCCCCGACGGTGGATGAGATCGCGGGCGCCGTCCGCGCTCTTCGGAAGAGCTAG
- a CDS encoding 4Fe-4S dicluster domain-containing protein — protein MAKGRVAILEDRCKSCGLCVAACPMKVLRISERINEKGYRPAEQYREGCVACKICALTCPDVAIEVFRMEEA, from the coding sequence ATGGCAAAGGGACGAGTCGCCATTCTTGAAGACCGCTGCAAGAGCTGCGGTCTTTGTGTTGCCGCCTGTCCGATGAAGGTGCTGCGCATTTCGGAGAGGATCAACGAGAAGGGGTATCGCCCGGCGGAGCAGTACAGAGAGGGGTGCGTGGCCTGCAAGATCTGTGCCCTGACCTGTCCCGACGTGGCTATCGAAGTCTTCAGGATGGAAGAGGCCTAG
- a CDS encoding purine-nucleoside phosphorylase, giving the protein MCGVEEVKKARAELARKIPFVPRVAVVLGSGLGSFADAIEEPVVVPYEEIPFWPRSTAPGHAGRIVAGRLRGVPIVAMQGRVHLYEGYSPQEVVFPVRVFAAMGVKIYLATNASGGINPSYRPGDLVLIEDHINFMGVNPLTGPNEESWGVRFPDMTEAYSERLIQRADKVASDGGIWIKRGVYVAFHGPSFETPAEIRMARAMGGDLAGMSTVPEVIAANHLGLEVLALSCVANFAAGMTKNRLTHEEVLSEMDKASGKLARLLSDLIAALGSDV; this is encoded by the coding sequence GTGTGCGGAGTTGAAGAGGTCAAAAAGGCTCGGGCCGAGCTGGCACGGAAGATTCCCTTCGTTCCCCGCGTCGCCGTCGTTCTCGGCTCGGGGCTGGGCTCTTTCGCCGATGCCATCGAAGAACCCGTCGTCGTTCCCTACGAGGAAATTCCCTTCTGGCCCCGATCGACGGCTCCCGGGCATGCGGGACGGATCGTCGCCGGACGTCTGAGAGGCGTGCCGATCGTCGCCATGCAGGGCCGCGTCCATCTCTACGAGGGCTATTCGCCTCAGGAGGTCGTCTTTCCCGTCCGTGTCTTTGCCGCCATGGGCGTCAAGATCTACCTGGCCACGAACGCATCGGGAGGGATCAACCCATCCTATCGTCCCGGCGATCTCGTCCTCATCGAGGATCACATCAACTTCATGGGCGTCAATCCCCTCACGGGGCCCAACGAGGAGAGCTGGGGCGTCCGCTTTCCCGACATGACCGAGGCCTACAGCGAGCGCCTCATCCAGAGGGCCGACAAGGTCGCCTCCGATGGAGGTATCTGGATCAAACGAGGCGTCTACGTCGCCTTTCACGGCCCCTCCTTCGAGACGCCCGCCGAGATCCGCATGGCCCGGGCCATGGGCGGCGACCTGGCCGGCATGTCGACGGTCCCTGAAGTCATCGCCGCCAATCATCTGGGGCTCGAAGTGCTGGCCCTCTCCTGCGTCGCCAACTTCGCCGCCGGAATGACGAAAAACCGTCTCACCCACGAAGAGGTCCTTTCCGAGATGGATAAGGCCTCGGGAAAACTGGCGCGGCTTCTTTCTGACCTCATCGCCGCTTTGGGCAGCGATGTTTAA
- a CDS encoding tyrosine-type recombinase/integrase translates to MKAVATFFDYLRFERGCSENTVKAYEGDLARWCAFCEGAGLSPLPPSEEKVAPFLRKASLEGKSSATVQRYAATLRSWSHFLQMDGWIEQDVWLPPLPDKARRLPQILNEGEVERLLSACPDTLLGLRDRALLELSYGCGLRAGEACSLHVGDADFRRGTLRVLGKGDKERLLPLVGQIKERLRLYVGEARPGLGGTSDVLFLSRNGRPLRREDFWRIIRRRGKEAAIPAVRLHPHVLRHSFATHLLRRGMDLRTLQELLGHASIATTERYTHFDLELRDVYDRCHPRA, encoded by the coding sequence TTGAAGGCCGTCGCGACTTTTTTCGACTACCTGCGCTTCGAGCGGGGTTGCAGCGAAAACACCGTCAAGGCCTACGAAGGCGATCTGGCCCGGTGGTGCGCCTTCTGCGAGGGCGCAGGGCTTTCCCCCCTTCCTCCGTCGGAGGAAAAAGTGGCCCCTTTTCTGCGTAAGGCCTCCCTGGAGGGCAAGAGCTCGGCCACGGTTCAGCGTTACGCCGCCACTCTGCGTTCCTGGTCCCATTTCCTCCAGATGGACGGATGGATCGAGCAGGACGTCTGGTTGCCCCCCTTGCCCGACAAGGCCCGTCGGCTGCCGCAGATTCTCAACGAAGGGGAGGTCGAGCGCCTCCTTTCGGCCTGCCCCGACACGCTTCTCGGGCTTCGTGACAGGGCGCTGCTGGAGCTCTCCTACGGCTGCGGACTCCGGGCCGGAGAGGCCTGCTCCCTTCACGTCGGCGACGCCGATTTCCGCCGCGGCACTCTGCGCGTGCTCGGCAAGGGGGACAAGGAACGCCTTCTCCCCCTTGTGGGGCAGATCAAGGAACGCCTCCGTCTCTACGTCGGCGAGGCTCGCCCGGGCCTGGGCGGGACTTCGGATGTCCTGTTCCTGAGCCGCAACGGAAGGCCCCTGAGGCGGGAGGATTTCTGGAGGATCATTCGCCGTAGGGGCAAGGAGGCGGCCATCCCCGCGGTCCGCCTTCATCCTCACGTCTTGCGTCACTCCTTCGCGACTCACCTCCTCCGGCGGGGGATGGATCTCCGGACGCTTCAGGAACTTCTCGGCCACGCCTCCATCGCCACGACGGAGCGCTATACGCACTTCGATCTGGAGCTGCGCGACGTTTACGACAGGTGTCATCCCCGGGCCTGA